The DNA region GTAGGCTTCCAGCCCACATCACAGGATGTGATTGTCTAACTTATTTATTACTTCATTGTGTAGGCTTCCAGCCCACATCACAGGATGTGATTGTCTAACTTATTTATTACTTCATTGTGTAGGCTTCCAGCCCACATCACAGGATGTGATTGTCTAACTTATTTATTACTTCATTGTGTAGGCTTCCAGCCCACATCACAGGATGTGATTGTCTAACTTATTTATTACTTCATTGTGTAGGCTTCCAGCCCACATCACAGGATGTGATTGTCTAACTTATTTATTACTTCATTGTGTAGGCTTCCAGCCCACATCACAGGATGTGATTGTCTAACTTATTTATTACTTCATTGTGTAGGCTTCCAGCCCACATCACAGGATGTGATTATCTAACTTATTTATTACTTCATTGTGTAGGCTTCCAGCCCACATCACAGGATGTGATTGTCTAACTTACTCATTACTTCATTGTGTAGGCTTCCAGCCCACATCACAGGATGTGATTGACATCTTTCTTTCTAAATGTTGCTGTTCTTTTTATATAAGGTTTATTTGATGTTATcagtatacaaaaaaaaatttaaaaaaaaggaaaaaggaAGTGAATAttagtttataatttattggctatatatatatatatgtatatttatgaaatgtattatttgaaatttgtaCTTTCTTTATTAATACCTTATTCATTTGTTCTATTGTTATTGATTAAGTGAAGTGAAAATAGTCTATATAGgctatacatatatatatatattcttttatgaaatgtattatttgaaatttgtactttctttttttataccttattcatttgttttattgttactgattgaaagaaagaaaataaatgtttacgttgaattgaattgaatttgctactactactactcttCTGAAATATGCCAAACTGCCCTTTAGGAGTCGTTAgtgcttttatttattttcatgctaaACTAATAAATGTTCATAGGATTCTGCCATTATGTCCGCCATACCGTCCAGACAAAAGCAGATAGTAACAGCGGAAGAACTTGAAAAAGATTTGCGTAGTAGAGCGCCCCCAGCAAGATCAATctcgcctgtgattggttctCCACCCGCATCGTCCATGATGCCTATTGGCACGCCACCAAGACATCACTATATGCAGATGTCGCCTGCTCCAGTAATGCCTGTACACGTGAGTTTAAAACTAAACTAACTAAATTTTAACCGAAAAGAATATTCTGTGATGTATCTATAGTGTATAAAAGTATTGGTTGAGTTGAGGGATATGGTTAAGATTATAGCCTTACGCTCTGTATACaattttatgcgacaaaaaaatgtgatgtgcccatatatggacatgatgatgtcatatcactaccatatttgggcacatcacactttttgttgtcaaattgatattgtagacagagcttaagtggaTCTGGTAaagtaattgtattattatttgtgtgTCAGGTTAGAAATGTCGTTTGGTGAACTTAGGTTTGTTAAATTTGTGACATATAAGCAGACATAACTTTACATTAGTCAATGGAAccatttgtcaaaaaataaaattatgcaaTTTTTCCCTAATTTatgatttgtattatttttgttttcacagACTCCACCTCAAATGTTACCCTCACCTATGCAACAAAATTTTCACCAGTTAACGCAACAAATCCTTCAGAAGACCGGTGGTAACGGTAACCCCCAACAGATCAACCACATGATTCATAATATGTACCGCAACAGTGGCCGTGTGTCGCCTACCCCGATAGTGAACGCTATACTCGCCAGCTTAGCTCAAGGGCAAATGAGTCCTAGGCCGGGCTTTACTAGGTCCCCCTACCATCACTTGCAGCAACAGGCTAGATTTGCCTCATCCCCTATGAGTATGCCTGGTAGAGGTGGTTCTACACATCATCAACACAGTGGCATGATGGGAAGCCCGCGTCAACATAGTCCTCATCAGCATAATGCATTTAGGTTAGTATAGtacatatttcttttaaaatcatttcagcTACAAAATATTTGGATGCCTTAACAATATTACATTAGGCATATTTGACTGGACTGTTTTGAGCAGATTATAATCAGATCTAGCTGTTTATATGTGGTAGGAGTTCTCACTGTGATGTGTTTACGAGTAACCAATCGAATATGCCTATTGCATTTACTGAACAAGAATACCAACATATTTCTTTCAACCCATTTCAGCTACAAAATATTTTGATGCTTTAACAATATTACAGTAGGCATATTTGACTGGGCTGTTTTAAGCAGATAATCAACAGATTTAGCTCCTCAACTTTGCGCTGTTTATATGACCAATCAAAAATATTGCTTATTGTATTTACTAAACaagattaataacatttttcaaaaattaaatattgttcatATTGCAGGCATGGTAGTGGTGACGGATATAACAGAAATTATAATCAGCAAAACTTCCGATCTCCGAACCAGTATGGACAATTGTAAGTCATATGCCTGTAGCTTGGTAGTTAACAtgtttgccttccaatcccaaggtccagggttcaatcctgatctaGTGCAAGGGTTGTAACTCGCgtctctttcaactccactccctaagccttaAAGTAGACtaagtttataagcacgataaattataaagtaATTTATCATTCAATTCTGTATgaaattttaacaaatatttttaaaaataaaaaaacttttttagataaattatattgtcctgaaaatataattattctggttaatatgccatttttatatAGTTATTCCCTCTGACTGTAAATTGgaacaaaagaaaaatgttttgatatttttttttaatctcagCAACAGAAATAACCGACAGCAATATAACAGAGGTAACCGGAATGATTTCCGAGGGTATCAGAATTCTCCAAATGGAGTCCGAGACGAATATGCTAATTTGATGACTCAGAAAGAGAAGGATTGGGTTCTGAGAATTCAAATGTTGCAACTTCAGTCGGAGGATCCAATGACAGAAGACTTTTACTATCAGGTAATGTATTTACTGCCAAATAAGGAATTGTTATTACCAAATAAGGATTTGTTATTACCAAACAAGGAATTTTTAATACCAAATAAGTATGTTTACTAAAAGAGTTTACTATCAAATTAAGATATGATACCAAATAAGGATTTTTACtaccaaatattaaaatatgttatagtcaactctcccaataccagacattTTGGCTGGCCTTATATGTCTGGATTTCGGTTAAGTGTGGCATTCTGAgtgtttttactcggggtacccaaGTCTAGGACTTGTTCATCTTCTCCTCTTCTTCCATCCgacactattgagcaaaaagtgcgatttataaagtactactcctcccttattcgttgtagtattgagctgggatttggcatgagtATACttcagggacatgtcctcaaagctatagagccggattttttaatttcaaaccggatgcagccatatcacgtctcgaaaatggtaccgtatagctgtatttggtagcgaggttattgatgtgtatgtgacgttacatccggtcttatgacgtccttgcagcttcttttgctgtaccctgAGTATCGCAAATTCGTGCTtgttaatgtaaaaataaatttggaatCTTTAGGACCTTGATTTGaaagtattaatattttaatattgaaatattaaaaacacatcTTTTTATTCCAGATGTTTTTAAGGAAGAAGGAAAAGAAAGATGAGCACGTAGAAGGCATCCAATCAGAAGGCAAGGAAAGAAAACCAAAAGCACTCCTCCCGCCACCGAAGCTTGAAATCAGAGAATACAAACCAAGTAAATAAATTAGGAACATTTTTTGTAATGCATAGTTCAGTACGTAATTGTAATATTGCATAGTTTGGatatattttatgaaaatgtaatatgttgtagaatagacaGAGAGAGAggcaaaaaaaaacatgttttcatGCACCATGGGGGTTGACCCTCATTTGAAATTGTCACCATTTATGATGATCAAAAAGTTCTAACACAGAAAACATAACACAACTATACATCAGCCATGAGAATCACAATTAGGAGGAGAAGGAATATAATGATTGAGGTGGAGAGAATGAGAAAGACAATTTACAAAGAAGCTAAACATCtccataataattaatttttgcaATCAGATACAAGAACAGAGAGATATTAAGAAAGGACACATCTGTAATCGATATGACATAGAGGAACAAAACTTGAATAAATCTGACTAAGCATTTTCTGAAATGCTTAGTTTGTTTCTAGTCGAAgattgtattcttgcaattatgcttttacaaaaaaattacaattttattatttatttttgtcagtGCAATTTACTGGTGCTCTTGGCAAGCTGACTTCAGTAAGCGTTAATAACCCTCGCAAGATTATCGATATTGATATGGGTAACAGTGTCGATGAAGATGAGGTAGGTAGATAGAATAGTGTCTTGCACTGTAACTGTGTGAATGACACAGTACAACTACTTTCGTTTGTCCTAAGGTTCTATTCGTGTCGAGAAACAACCGGGCTGAGATGGATCAGTACACTGATGTTTACCCCTTCTCTTCTTATAAGTGCCACAAGTGGATAGACCGAGGGGAGTttttttgtaaagctctgtctacactatctttttttttaatgtgacaacaaaatctgatgtgcccatatatagacatggtgatgtcatatcactaccatatttgggcatatcactaccatatttgggcacatcacagtttttttgtcaaactagtttgatagtgtagacagggctttatacTCTTATACTTATTCATTTGTAAGTATTTTGAGTACagtattaaattttatattttaggaATCAAAGGCTAAGACAGTTATTCATTCAAACAAACAACAGAAAGCTTTACTAATGAAGATTGAAAGGCTATACATTCTGATGCTGTCAATAAAAGACTTGAACCGTCAAATGGATGAAGCTAGGGAAGAGACTAACCTGGAAGACCTGCAAGGCAAATGTACTGCACTGCAACACAAACTGTTCTCTGGGCTCCATATTGAACAACAGCTTGAAGACAGGTGgctcatttgcataattatgataattatacatattttgcataataaattacacaaaccatggagaaataattatttctccatgcaCAAACACAATTCACAGTCTACACATATATACATAAATGtgatattttagttttaaaaattgcaTCACATGGATTGACTTCGTACTAATCGgccattttgtattgttttaaaattacatcatAATCCTTGTTCCATCTAACAGAATGAACGTTAAATCGACCAAAGACAGtcatgataataataacacatgtacagattgatattttgtgtgattTATCTTCTTTCATCTTGATGCAAAAGCTCACCCTTTTGTGCAAAGGTGGTGCAACATTTTACAGCCATTTTTCCTTCtcaattcattttcttttgtaTTGCAGATCTGTGTCTAGTTATTTACTAATTCAAttccattatttattttttgtgtacAAATTGTCTTGTTTTTTgcatataaaaaacataataaaatatgataaaatggaaaaaatgcaAATACAAACATTTCATTTCTCAACATTCAAGTCATTGGCTTctgatattaacattttattttttggttCCAGGACATCGGATGATCAATTTGTAAATGTTTTGTCTGTGAGAAAAGGACGCAAGTTGATTGGTCGATCTTTAGTTGTTTTGGAATCCCATCATGCTTATTTAGCCGTTGAGGCAGTATTCAAAAACCTCAACATACTTATCAAGCGGGAATTACAAGATGCTAAAAAGGAGGTGCATGAGGAGGTAATGTGTAGTGCCTAGTACTTGCGTTACATCAGGTCATGTCCATGCGTAGAAACTGCTTCAGCTTTTAAAAGGaggtttttgttgaatatgccactttaatgtcacataaatagttaccaaaaattggatcaagaacaaatttacctgaaaaactgtttAAAgctaaaaatggtcaaattgactggaagtcaatagatttttggttgattttaatagtttattttgtctttttataagtgaaaacattatttttctacagaagtgattaactttattaaaaagcAAATTGACCTgtgaaaatctttttttaaacatttgttcCTTGTAGTTAATACAGTTCATTAATAGGATGTCAAAAAAGAAGAGTTCTTTGAATGCTTTTTGTTACTCATAAATGGTCATTAGGTACGTTCTTGATACTTGAGAATGGTAAATGTTTGTTGAAAAATCATGATTTGGTATCAAGTTATAAATcgtataattgtataatttttttagacGCTACCAGTGCTATATCCTACAGTTCTTAGAGTGATTCAATCAGCGGATTTAAGTCGGCTATCGTCATTCGTAGGTCAAATTGTGTCAAATGATGAAGAATCAAACAAGTCTCCAAACAACGCTGTTTCTTTATCATTACAATATAAAGTAGGTTACagattaatttacatttttccaTCTTTTGTTTGAgctccacttttttttttaatctgttttaCTGAATTGAAAGATTTTTgtatcaaatattttaatttattttatacagtgATTTAGTTTTACGATTGAAATAGTTTTtactaatgaaatataatatttcctTCCAATTTCCCCCTATTTCAGTACTTATCTATATAAGCATTGTATTgccttaagctttgtctacactatcaaactttatgtgacaaaaaaatgtccataaatggacatgatgatgtcatatcactaccatatttaagcatattactaccatatttgggcacattacactctttttgtcaatgtttagtttgatagtgtagacagggctttaagTATGAACTAAATAACttatttctaaaattgttaattaatttgtttcataTGATGCTAATGTATTCATATCTTTTGTTAtgatatataaacaatattcttTATGAAtccaatatttgttttttatcaataatgatatATGTTTATTCTTTATTAGTTTGGCTCGTCTATCATTCTTATTCTCATGAACCGTGCTGAACATATCTACACCAATACCTCCCTTATTGATATCGACAATTCCACACAAAAAGTCTGGTAAGTCAagaggaaatatatgttttaactgTAGTATGTACTAATGtagttttaacattaaaaatgaaagtgccagaaaaataattaaaagggTAGTTGAAGTTGGCTGATGAAAAGAACCTGACCcaagaaaataacaattacgaTTGATAAAAATGAGGAGAGAAGAAATACCTGATCTAGATCGCAGAGACCAGTGGCTGTATtcatattaagtatttcacttaactcaataaacAGAGGTCCCAACTTGGGAAAGTCCATTCGCAGGAGATTTTGTCGTGAACCACATTCAATTCGTCGGGGCGTCGAAAGTGAACGCGCGGGGAATCGAAAATCAACACGCGTGTCGTTTACGTCTCttataattaactaaatatgttacatatacagtataatttatatacaatatttacacataagttggcttaatttttacataggtttatccatcagtatttttaattttacattcttattttttttatggacacaTCCTCAGtacaaagaattttaaaaatatatactgtattttaactaaaattcagtatataaaataatttaacttaattacataatgtacaataaacacataatagtattgcccaatagaatttactcattttttttaggcctagggcttctactaggccctagctagctaccattttaaaaccccaaaaaaaaataataataagaaataactATTCCGAATCCGTCTTATGCTACATTACGCGAGTTAACatattatgaaaatgaaaaacattgagttttatattgttttatccatacgtaattacactggcattaaagatataacattaaaatgtaggccgttTATGAGCTATTTCGCCGATTTCTTATCGCTGGGAAACTCTCCACCATCGACATCGATCGATcgaggagtaggcctaggctagaataGAGGCTTTTAGCGTGCATGCCGGAACGGGtggattattgctatataaataacaagtttgaacaaaagagcttacgaaaatcttaggtaaatttgtattaaacgtaggcctacttgtttgGCGAATCCAtgccttttaaatcattttaacatGTTCGTATTATCGGATCGTacagtaaaaccaaataaaacaccgcCTCAACAACGATGTGCGTTTTGTGCGATCTGTTGTTCTTTTTTGCAGCGgatcaacattggtagagtccattaattatgagggtgtttaaaaatgtaataactattaaaaacgtgtctcaaccactgtgtaatcaaagcgtttatttagttaaaacttggatcctcccaaaattgataatcgcgtattccggtgaccacgtgattgattcacggttggttgcacgcttctttttttttctacgtcCGGCGTGTAGACCgtgcatgtttatattattgttacggtttaacaaaggcagtgcatacaaataaaaatacaataatagaccACGGTAGATGGGTACTAAAAGCGGTAGACTACCGCGAGTAGCGGTAGACTTGGGACCCCTGAATAATTATTGAAGTATTTCTCTTGAATTGTTTTCACTTAGATAGGAGCTTGTTTTAATGTTAAGGGTAAGTGTTTCCCTCAGCCTAAGTGTGGCCACAGCTCTTAGGGtaagtgtttcccttagccTGTGTGTGGCCACAGCTCTTAGGgtgtttcccttagcctaagtgtggCCACAGCTCTTAGGGTAAatgtttcccttagcctaagtgtggCCACAGCTTTTAGATAAATTGATTCTGAAATTAAAGACGGCAAGGACTTTTTGAAgaaattttaagataaaaaGCAAAATCTTCAAATAATTGAATccttaaaagtttaaaatcatATTGTCCTTGATTAAAACAGACCGCTTCCCTTGTTATAATTACAGACCACTTTGGCATCTATTTGAATGATGTTTTAAAGTAGAAATAATGAAAGCATATTTGATAATAGACTACTTATCACTTAGTGTATAACCTTCAATCAAAATCGATATACAATATTTAGTTGCAACCTATTATTAGAATGTCATTGTTTAACTATTATATTCTAAATTATATTGTAAGTGTTTGTGATATAAACAAGCTTGGTTCAGTAATAGAGTCTCTCACACCGGTCCGGCACCAGCAACTAAAATAGAACGTCaatgttttgaattgattgTCGCATAGCCATGTGGAGCGtcatgaaaacgaaacattgccATTTGATTTGTTAGAACAGGTGTGAGAGACCCTTTATAGTAAAGAGCTTCCCAAAACACATGGTTATTTTTTGCAATTTatgaacaaaaaatgtttttatagttTGTTTTTCCTACAAGTTAAATGAAACAAGATATACCATAGATTGCAATatgatttaaacaatattttgaaataaaaatgtgtttttttattatattatttttttattactatttcAGGACAACTCTTGTTACGAGTTTGGCTAGTATGATATGTGCGATTGATACAACAATAGCGCCCCCATATGAACCCATTCCTGACGTTCTTCAACACTTTGGTAGGTTTGTTAGTAAACAGTCGTACATTGCTTTAGAGAGACGTTTAGGGTAAGTATATATAcatgtttttactttttttactaAATAGGATTTTTATAGGATAACATTGGAGCAAATTTCAGTGTTTCCCTACTTCTGGTCCGCAGACAAAATATGTGCCTAAATGGTCACCCATCTCTCACAACAGAGTTCTCAACTTGCTATAAATTCATTACTCTtgatttgaaacattttttttttatgcgtTGTATCATTCTAAACATGCGCACATTTTTCTGGGCATGTGCAGAATAATTTTCCGACTTGCGTAGGTGCTCAGtgctttttatttgtatggttATGGTAGACATGAAAGAGTGCTTTTGCGCAGATTTGTTGGTTCTCAAGtcataattgtatataattttgtatgtatttccAAAGTGTGCATCTCTATTTGTCCGTAGTTGGGCCGAATTTCCATTGTAATTATGGACGTTTTGTAATATTTGAGAACCCTGTCATAATCAACAGCTAACCCCAGAGTGTATAGTGTATAGTTCTGAGGTTGCGCCTATGTGATAGTTTTGAGTCTCACACTAGTCACATTTCCAATAACAGACTTTGCTATTTTAAGATACAGGTTTCCTATGTAAAACGGTAGTATTGTAGTATTATGTGCTATTCCATATTGGTGTTCAATGTCACCCATGGATATTTTATCAGATTTGATAACCAAAACAAAAGATTATTACTGTCATTATATTATGACGAAAATCCTgaataatatgtttataattatatattgtttgaataataaaaagtcataatagtaataatattatatctcTTGTTCTTCTAATAGATCTTTGGAATCTGTTTAGATTGTGAAGACGGAAAAATAAAGAAGTATAGAAATCAAAAACAAgcattaaatgtaaaatgtaccTTAAAGTATGTcggtttttattttgataattcacAAAgagattaaatttattttcaaatgtgtaataatttcaatattaataattatgttcttGCACTCTTTTGTGTTTTCACCAACTAAATAGTGTACTGAAAGTGTCGCCCATTTTTTTCAGCAATAAGTTGTCGCAAAGAAATTTACAGTAGAGTATTCATTTATCCTGTATAATACTTTTATCTCTATTTCTAGTGGTTGAGATGCTTAGTTGAATATTTAAACAATCCTTGTATCTCTGTTTTTATTGGTAAAAAATGTACTGTTCAACATTTAAACAATCCTGGTTGTTTTTTTCAGCATTTACcaaaaatttatttgaaatacaGCTATTTGtgaaatcacaaaataaaaaattacagtaaaaaTTAAAAGCTATTGTTCTGAATTTACTCGCATACAAATTACTAACTGAAAAGataaatatacagttaaaaaaatattttatcaacatCTCAGGATTGTCGTCGTGTTGCACaggaaaatatataaatacctCATTTCAGTCATTAACTATCGTTAgtgttttattctttttattttttatttcaactttatttatagagggtaacccttccagCTGAACCCGCAGGTCTGCTGATATCCAGCGGCCAtcttaaaaatgacaatatatataaaactataCTTAACTAATACGATTTTTTCTACAATTAAACTTTTCAATGCAATATTAAGTGGCTTGGTATTGATGTTACCAATCATATTTGGAGTAATATTGTGACCTAAAGtcatttgtattgtaataataataacataaattatTCTAAGAAAAAAATTAACCTAGGAGAAAATCATTTTGTGTTTCAGTAATGTTTTCTTCGATATTCTGAGTGTTACAGTATATATGAAGCCCAGGATTTACAGAATATATTtgcattaaaaatttaattattttattaatttattcattgttGAATTTTAAAACAGGTATGAATATATTATGGATAACTACAAAAGCTAAATTCAATACAACACTCAAgacactttataataataatataataataatataataatagttcataATGTAATGTAAAGTAGCCTGAAGGCTAAAACcacaatatttacataattgaTAATTTGGcattataaaaataagaaaccatatcatacaaaaaaataaaattattaaaatttggTGTGGAATAACCCAGGATTTTAAAATGGATGACATTAAACAGCATTTgattattaatactattaaaaCCAAGTTCATTTCTTACTAATTACGTAAGTTCATTAGTTAGTTTCATCTTCATGTTTTCTAGTTGGCTATAATTCAGGTGAATCAACAACTATTGTCTCGTGTAAATACTAGGCAGGTGATTTTATATCCTGTGCAAGTGTATTTTTTTCAATAGCGACCGTTACTAAATAATGCAACTTCTAGAAATTTCTGTAGACAAAATTGCATAAAAAAGCATAGAAATAGACTTCGCGTGTGTATTGTACATCATGTATTTTCTGTGAGAATACAAATTCACATTTTATTGTGATCAAAATTTACATGCATTGTGAAATATAGTTTTGTTATGATATGTATCTTACCAATAGAAAAGGAAATTTTAAGAGatttttttgtatctttttaaaagaaatattttatgataaacaataatttaatacttttatttatttatttaatgcttGTATTGTAATGATAGCGTTAGCACTCACTTAAAAGAAGAATTTTAgatatttttcattcatttaatttgaATGGGTATTGATTCTTTTTTTACTAGAAGTGATCTTAGAATATGATCTTAGAATATGATTAATATATCATTGAATCATTTTTG from Antedon mediterranea chromosome 2, ecAntMedi1.1, whole genome shotgun sequence includes:
- the LOC140040043 gene encoding protein PAT1 homolog 1-like, with product MTNFFGFDTAMPPLEEFPEELEEEEYDVLNDETFGSGAIDEWNAQTEKDAKCNTSKEIITNKKQSQSKTSPNDSGFASAEQLLFQEDELEQSVNQLVLDEELDDPAIMSSARRNPTTSVAYIRASSPAAPFSEDLLSPATNIWGSPARTKATKEDELKALLGIGRNMNDAQLQDSAIMSAIPSRQKQIVTAEELEKDLRSRAPPARSISPVIGSPPASSMMPIGTPPRHHYMQMSPAPVMPVHTPPQMLPSPMQQNFHQLTQQILQKTGGNGNPQQINHMIHNMYRNSGRVSPTPIVNAILASLAQGQMSPRPGFTRSPYHHLQQQARFASSPMSMPGRGGSTHHQHSGMMGSPRQHSPHQHNAFRHGSGDGYNRNYNQQNFRSPNQYGQFNRNNRQQYNRGNRNDFRGYQNSPNGVRDEYANLMTQKEKDWVLRIQMLQLQSEDPMTEDFYYQMFLRKKEKKDEHVEGIQSEGKERKPKALLPPPKLEIREYKPMQFTGALGKLTSVSVNNPRKIIDIDMGNSVDEDEESKAKTVIHSNKQQKALLMKIERLYILMLSIKDLNRQMDEAREETNLEDLQGKCTALQHKLFSGLHIEQQLEDRTSDDQFVNVLSVRKGRKLIGRSLVVLESHHAYLAVEAVFKNLNILIKRELQDAKKEVHEETLPVLYPTVLRVIQSADLSRLSSFVGQIVSNDEESNKSPNNAVSLSLQYKFGSSIILILMNRAEHIYTNTSLIDIDNSTQKVWTTLVTSLASMICAIDTTIAPPYEPIPDVLQHFGRFVSKQSYIALERRLGSLESV